A single window of Bacillota bacterium DNA harbors:
- a CDS encoding oligosaccharide flippase family protein → MKNQLKIGSVLTYLNVFLNIVVSLFLSPLTVSSLGQAQYGLYQLVWSTVGYMAVMDFGLTNSVVRYIAKYREKRDKRSEENFLSMVFIIYGVITLIVLAAGAALYFNLQNIFARSLSTGEITLARRLFVIMLFNMTMQIILNVFPAVINAYERFMFQRSLTIVRLILRTALLTVLLLSGFQSMAIALMDTSFTVIFFVIQIVYVFIVLKVRVRLNSFDTAFFKEVFSYSFFVFLAMIVDQVNWKVDQFIIGQRLGASDVAVYSIALQFPYYYMSFAGAISGVFLPAASKMAARGDDDDRFTDLMIKTGRAQWFVLGIILLGFMAFGKQFLLLWMGDNFAQGYPIALMLMLALTIPLFQSVGISVQQAKRKHAFRSYVLLAMAVINVILTYIFVGMFGMIGAAVGTVISFILGNIVAMNVYYKKALNIDLKRFFTSISKGMLMASVITVLIGIVINMLPVGGWVGLGIKIAIFALTYLYVFGIVGLDKYEKEQYLGGIKRALKR, encoded by the coding sequence ATGAAAAATCAGCTTAAAATCGGCAGTGTGCTGACTTATTTGAATGTTTTTTTGAATATTGTCGTAAGCCTGTTTTTGTCTCCTTTGACTGTATCGTCTCTTGGACAGGCTCAGTACGGTCTTTATCAGCTTGTGTGGTCTACCGTCGGCTATATGGCTGTTATGGATTTCGGACTTACAAATTCGGTGGTGCGCTATATCGCAAAGTATCGCGAAAAACGGGACAAACGCTCTGAAGAAAATTTTCTTTCGATGGTTTTCATAATTTACGGCGTTATTACACTGATTGTTCTGGCGGCGGGGGCGGCGCTTTATTTTAATCTTCAGAATATATTCGCAAGGTCGCTTAGCACTGGTGAGATCACTCTTGCAAGGCGGCTTTTTGTAATAATGCTTTTCAATATGACGATGCAGATCATATTGAACGTGTTTCCGGCAGTTATCAATGCCTATGAGCGTTTCATGTTTCAGCGCTCGCTGACTATTGTAAGGTTGATCTTGAGGACAGCTTTGCTTACAGTATTGCTGCTGTCGGGATTTCAGAGCATGGCTATCGCGCTTATGGACACGTCTTTTACGGTTATTTTCTTTGTTATTCAGATAGTCTATGTGTTTATAGTTTTAAAGGTGAGGGTAAGACTTAACAGTTTTGATACCGCATTTTTTAAAGAAGTGTTTTCCTACTCGTTTTTCGTTTTCTTAGCGATGATAGTCGATCAGGTCAACTGGAAAGTCGATCAGTTTATTATTGGTCAGCGCCTTGGCGCCTCTGATGTTGCCGTTTATTCAATTGCGCTTCAATTCCCTTACTATTACATGTCGTTTGCGGGGGCTATCTCGGGAGTTTTCCTGCCGGCAGCGTCAAAAATGGCGGCGCGCGGTGATGACGACGACAGGTTCACTGATCTTATGATAAAAACGGGCAGGGCACAGTGGTTTGTTCTCGGTATCATTCTTCTAGGATTCATGGCGTTTGGAAAACAGTTTTTACTTTTATGGATGGGTGATAACTTCGCACAGGGTTATCCTATCGCACTAATGCTGATGCTTGCGCTGACAATACCGCTTTTTCAATCTGTCGGCATCTCAGTCCAACAGGCAAAAAGAAAGCATGCATTCCGCTCGTACGTTCTGCTTGCTATGGCTGTAATTAACGTGATACTGACTTATATTTTTGTAGGAATGTTCGGAATGATTGGTGCCGCGGTCGGTACGGTGATATCCTTCATTCTCGGAAACATCGTTGCAATGAATGTGTACTATAAAAAAGCCCTCAATATCGATTTAAAGAGATTTTTTACGTCGATATCAAAAGGCATGCTTATGGCTTCAGTTATAACAGTGCTGATAGGCATTGTGATAAACATGCTGCCAGTAGGCGGATGGGTCGGTCTTGGAATAAAAATTGCGATTTTTGCACTTACCTATCTTTATGTCTTCGGGATTGTCGGACTTGATAAATATGAAAAAGAGCAATATCTAGGCGGAATTAAGAGGGCTTTGAAACGATGA
- a CDS encoding glycosyltransferase family 2 protein, whose product MPTVSIIVPVYNIEEYIGACVRSLLSESFRNLEVILIDDGSNDRSGSICDSFAVIDDRVKVFHKENGGVGSARNAGLNLAVGDFIIFLDGDDIIYSGALQKIIPAVAERHADITMCDLLAFDNGTAVIYKPFKFDFDTKIMEAGDCAKVLSNLYKNGSVWNISRAVYNRRFLQTNSIFFETDINSCEDFDFHMKAYQKAQSFFAVKEPIFCYRKKRKGSLSTNKTSQFFIDTISTLAKWSFYLQQNYEYKDIKIVLNVIARTCYGEISDVFALKGIDGLEAAIATLEQNKDVLRHVNGIKRKIACLIYGTFGFKAGKRIYNMTHFLERV is encoded by the coding sequence ATGCCGACTGTCAGCATAATCGTCCCCGTTTACAATATCGAGGAATATATTGGAGCATGTGTTCGAAGTCTACTTAGTGAGAGCTTTCGCAATCTGGAGGTAATCCTTATCGACGACGGCTCAAATGACCGCAGCGGAAGTATATGCGACAGCTTTGCCGTGATTGATGACAGGGTCAAAGTTTTTCACAAGGAAAATGGCGGTGTAGGCAGCGCACGGAATGCGGGACTAAATCTGGCTGTTGGAGACTTTATTATTTTCCTTGACGGCGACGATATCATATATTCGGGAGCACTGCAGAAAATAATTCCCGCAGTGGCGGAACGTCATGCTGATATTACAATGTGTGATCTTTTGGCTTTCGATAACGGTACAGCAGTAATATATAAGCCTTTTAAATTTGATTTTGACACGAAGATAATGGAAGCAGGCGACTGCGCCAAGGTGCTTTCTAATTTATATAAAAACGGCAGTGTATGGAATATATCCAGAGCGGTGTATAACAGACGTTTTTTACAGACAAATTCGATATTTTTCGAAACAGACATCAATTCATGCGAAGATTTTGATTTTCATATGAAAGCTTATCAAAAAGCGCAAAGCTTTTTTGCTGTTAAAGAGCCGATTTTTTGTTACCGCAAAAAAAGAAAAGGTTCTTTAAGCACCAACAAGACGTCTCAGTTTTTTATAGATACGATTTCGACGTTGGCTAAGTGGTCGTTTTACTTGCAACAGAACTATGAATATAAAGATATTAAAATAGTTTTGAATGTAATTGCACGTACCTGCTATGGCGAAATCTCCGATGTGTTCGCATTAAAAGGCATTGACGGATTGGAAGCCGCTATTGCGACCTTGGAACAGAATAAGGACGTTTTGAGGCATGTGAACGGTATAAAAAGAAAAATTGCATGCCTGATTTACGGAACATTTGGCTTTAAAGCAGGTAAAAGGATTTACAATATGACACACTTTCTGGAGCGGGTATGA
- a CDS encoding metallophosphoesterase, with protein MLKAVKSILKFILLYILMTAVIITSLVFYIRFDDKTIDVTNYEIYSQKLPPSFEGYKIMLLSDYHDAYYYEKVADKIKKSHPDVIFLLGDMCNNGDKGTANTEKLLGLIQNTAPIYGITGNHEEYATKVQSLLDKFRKYNVKYLLGESAELTKGNSSILVYGLRDTYLSDQEIENDPNWLKNNMDALSKNLNTNRFNILLMHRASLFPEITSYGYDAVFSGHMHGGIIRLPFVGGLVSESGTRFFPEYTKGLYTKGSTKMVVSRGLDYDKSRVRIFNGPELVLVTLRK; from the coding sequence ATGTTAAAAGCGGTTAAATCCATATTAAAATTTATTTTGCTTTATATCCTGATGACTGCGGTGATAATTACTTCTTTGGTTTTTTACATCCGTTTCGACGACAAGACAATCGACGTCACAAATTATGAGATCTATTCTCAAAAGCTGCCGCCTTCGTTTGAAGGCTATAAGATAATGCTGTTATCTGATTACCACGACGCCTATTACTATGAAAAGGTTGCAGATAAAATAAAAAAGTCTCACCCAGACGTGATATTTTTACTGGGCGATATGTGCAACAATGGCGACAAAGGTACGGCAAATACTGAAAAGCTTCTCGGACTTATACAGAACACTGCTCCGATTTACGGCATAACGGGCAACCATGAGGAATATGCAACGAAGGTGCAAAGCCTTCTTGATAAATTCAGGAAGTATAATGTCAAATATCTCTTAGGAGAATCGGCCGAGCTGACTAAGGGAAACAGCAGCATTCTTGTGTATGGTTTGAGAGATACATATTTAAGCGATCAGGAGATCGAAAACGATCCAAATTGGCTTAAAAACAATATGGATGCGCTTTCGAAGAATCTTAACACCAACCGTTTCAATATTCTGCTTATGCATAGGGCGAGCCTTTTCCCAGAGATCACGAGTTACGGTTATGACGCTGTATTTTCAGGTCATATGCACGGGGGCATCATCCGCCTACCTTTTGTAGGCGGACTCGTAAGCGAATCTGGAACCAGATTTTTTCCTGAATACACAAAGGGTCTTTATACTAAAGGCAGCACAAAAATGGTCGTGAGCCGGGGACTTGATTATGATAAATCAAGAGTCCGTATCTTCAATGGGCCGGAACTTGTGCTTGTCACTTTACGCAAATAA